From Mycolicibacterium nivoides, a single genomic window includes:
- the ramB gene encoding acetate metabolism transcriptional regulator RamB, with product MAKTFVGSRVRQLRSERGFSQAALAQMLEISPSYLNQIEHDVRPLTVAVLLRITEVFGVDATFFASHDDTRLVAEMREVTMDRDLGADMDVAEVADMVAAYPNFARAMVNLHRRYRLTTTQLAAATEDRYSDGSGSGSITMPHEEVRDYFYQRQNYLHELDTAAEDLTAKIRMHRGDLAGELANRMTTVHGVRIVRRIDLGDTVLHRYDPATKTLEMGNHLSSGQQVFKMAAELAFLEFGDLIAKMVDEGMFTSDESRTLARLGLANYFAAATVLPYRQFHDVTENFRYDVERLSAFYSVSYETIAHRLSTLQRPSMRGVPFSFVRVDRAGNMSKRQSATGFHFSSSGGTCPLWNVYETFGNPGKIGVQIAQMPDGRNYMWVARTVERRASRYGQPGKTFAIGLGCELRHAHRLVYSEGLDLSGEVATPIGSGCRVCERDNCPQRAFPALGKALDLNEHRSTVSPYLVRQP from the coding sequence GTGGCAAAAACGTTCGTGGGGTCGCGGGTGCGGCAACTACGGAGCGAGCGTGGTTTCAGCCAGGCGGCGCTGGCCCAGATGCTGGAGATCTCCCCCAGTTACCTGAACCAGATCGAGCATGACGTACGCCCGCTGACCGTGGCGGTGCTGCTGCGCATCACCGAGGTGTTCGGGGTGGACGCGACGTTCTTCGCCTCCCACGACGACACCCGGCTGGTCGCCGAGATGCGCGAGGTCACGATGGACCGCGACCTCGGTGCGGACATGGACGTCGCCGAAGTCGCCGACATGGTCGCGGCATACCCGAACTTCGCCCGCGCGATGGTCAACCTGCACCGTCGTTACCGGCTGACCACCACGCAACTGGCGGCCGCCACCGAGGACCGCTATTCCGACGGCAGCGGCAGCGGTTCGATCACCATGCCGCACGAGGAAGTGCGCGACTACTTCTACCAACGGCAGAACTATCTGCACGAACTCGACACCGCCGCCGAGGATCTGACCGCCAAGATCCGCATGCACCGCGGCGATCTGGCCGGGGAGCTGGCCAACCGGATGACCACGGTGCACGGCGTCCGGATCGTGCGGCGCATCGACCTGGGCGACACCGTGCTGCACCGCTACGACCCGGCCACCAAGACCCTGGAGATGGGCAACCATCTCTCCAGCGGCCAGCAGGTCTTCAAGATGGCGGCCGAACTGGCCTTCCTGGAGTTCGGCGACCTCATCGCCAAGATGGTCGACGAGGGCATGTTCACCAGCGACGAATCCCGCACCCTGGCCCGTCTCGGGCTGGCCAACTACTTCGCCGCGGCCACGGTGCTGCCCTATCGCCAGTTCCACGATGTGACGGAGAATTTCCGCTACGACGTGGAGCGGCTGTCGGCGTTCTACTCGGTGAGCTACGAGACCATCGCGCACCGGCTGTCCACCCTGCAGCGCCCGTCGATGCGCGGTGTGCCGTTCTCCTTCGTCCGGGTCGACCGCGCGGGCAACATGTCAAAGCGCCAGTCCGCCACCGGCTTTCACTTCTCCTCATCGGGTGGCACCTGCCCGTTGTGGAACGTCTACGAGACCTTCGGCAATCCCGGCAAGATCGGCGTGCAGATCGCCCAGATGCCCGACGGCCGCAACTACATGTGGGTGGCCCGCACCGTGGAGCGACGCGCGTCGCGCTACGGGCAGCCCGGCAAGACCTTTGCCATCGGCCTCGGATGCGAACTGCGCCATGCCCATCGGCTGGTGTACTCCGAAGGGCTGGACCTCTCCGGCGAGGTGGCCACACCCATCGGCTCGGGCTGCCGCGTGTGCGAACGCGACAATTGCCCGCAACGCGCGTTCCCGGCGCTCGGCAAGGCGCTCGACCTCAACGAGCACCGCTCGACGGTGTCGCCGTACTTGGTGCGACAGCCGTAG
- a CDS encoding carboxymuconolactone decarboxylase family protein: MSALEPARIAPGGFRELGPVNWAIAKLGARAIRAPRFTLMNVLGQHKLLFLAWLPYSGLLLGPLGKLPRQDAELVILRVGHLRDCEYELQQHRRLARSRGVDAETQARIFEGPDAEGLTDRQRVLVTATDEFVVTRSISAETWAALSAILTKQQIIEFCMLASQYDGLAATMTTLRIPLDFPD; the protein is encoded by the coding sequence GTGAGTGCACTCGAGCCGGCCCGTATCGCACCCGGCGGATTCCGTGAGCTGGGCCCGGTCAACTGGGCCATCGCCAAGCTGGGCGCCAGGGCCATCCGGGCACCCCGTTTCACCTTGATGAACGTGCTGGGCCAGCACAAGCTGCTGTTCCTGGCCTGGCTGCCGTATTCCGGGTTGCTGCTCGGCCCGCTGGGCAAGTTGCCGCGTCAGGACGCCGAGCTCGTCATCCTCCGGGTAGGCCATCTGCGCGATTGCGAATACGAGTTGCAGCAGCACCGCCGGCTGGCCCGCAGCCGCGGCGTGGACGCCGAGACCCAGGCCCGCATCTTCGAGGGCCCCGACGCCGAGGGCCTGACCGACCGGCAGCGGGTTCTGGTCACCGCGACCGACGAGTTCGTCGTCACCCGGTCCATCTCGGCGGAGACCTGGGCCGCGCTCTCCGCGATTCTCACGAAGCAGCAGATCATCGAATTCTGCATGCTGGCAAGCCAATACGATGGCCTGGCCGCCACGATGACGACGCTGCGGATCCCGCTGGACTTCCCGGACTAG
- a CDS encoding prolyl oligopeptidase family serine peptidase — MTKDPYLWLEDITGDDALAWVRAHNEPTIEELSGERFDAMRSEVLEILDTDARIPYPGRRGEYLYNFWRDEANPRGLWRRTTLESYRTDNPDWDVILDLDELARVEDENWVWAGPEVIEPDHTLAMISLSRGGADATVVREFDMRTREFVSGGFELAEAKSSVSWEDEDTLLVCTDFGEGSMTESGYPRIAKRWRRGEPLADAETVYEAEPADVRVIASIDRTPGFEHTRLGRYTDFYHRIRYEVRDGELIELKVPTDSSLSLHREWLLISLRTDWQVGEVTYPAGALLGTKFDDFLEGTADLAMIYEPDEHSSLSSVQWTKEKLILITLRDVASHVEVVTPGTWERRDAPDIPPATDTIVVDIDHFGDEVFYNSSGFTTPSRLLYGTAGGPLVEVKSAPAFYDADGIGVEQFFATSKDGTKVPYFVVGRRDEPSPTYLYGYGGFQNSLTPGYIGGIGRAWLERGGTYVQANIRGGGEYGPGWHKQAMRENRHLVYEDFAAIAADLVRRGITTVEQLGAGGGSNGGLLMGVMLTQYPELFGALVCSVPLLDMKRFHLLLAGASWVAEYGNPDDPADWEFMSKYSPYQNVSASAKYPPILITTSTRDDRVHPGHARKMTAALEAAGHRVLYYENIEGGHGGAADNKQSAFKAALTYEFLWQTIGS, encoded by the coding sequence GTGACGAAGGACCCTTACCTGTGGCTTGAGGACATCACCGGCGACGACGCGTTGGCGTGGGTGCGGGCGCACAACGAGCCGACGATCGAGGAGTTGAGCGGCGAGCGTTTCGACGCGATGCGCTCCGAGGTGTTGGAGATCCTCGACACCGATGCGCGGATCCCGTATCCGGGCCGGCGCGGTGAGTACCTGTACAACTTCTGGCGCGACGAGGCCAACCCGCGCGGCCTGTGGCGGCGCACCACGTTGGAGAGTTACCGGACTGACAATCCGGACTGGGACGTGATCCTGGACCTGGACGAGTTGGCCCGTGTCGAGGACGAGAACTGGGTGTGGGCCGGCCCCGAGGTGATCGAGCCGGACCACACCCTGGCGATGATCAGCCTGTCCCGAGGGGGTGCCGATGCCACCGTGGTCCGCGAGTTCGACATGCGGACACGGGAATTCGTCTCCGGCGGATTCGAGCTGGCCGAAGCGAAGTCGTCGGTGTCCTGGGAGGACGAGGACACCCTGCTGGTGTGCACCGACTTCGGCGAAGGATCGATGACCGAATCCGGTTATCCGCGAATCGCCAAGCGCTGGCGTCGCGGTGAGCCGTTGGCCGACGCCGAGACGGTGTACGAGGCCGAACCGGCCGACGTGCGGGTGATCGCGTCGATCGACCGGACCCCGGGCTTCGAGCACACGCGGCTGGGCCGCTACACCGACTTTTACCACCGCATCCGGTACGAGGTGCGTGACGGCGAGCTCATCGAGCTCAAGGTACCGACCGATTCGTCACTGTCGCTGCACCGCGAGTGGCTGCTGATCTCGCTGCGAACCGACTGGCAGGTGGGTGAGGTCACTTACCCGGCGGGCGCGCTCCTTGGCACCAAGTTCGACGATTTTCTCGAGGGCACAGCAGATCTCGCGATGATCTACGAGCCGGACGAGCACAGCAGCCTGTCGAGTGTGCAGTGGACCAAAGAGAAACTGATCCTCATCACCCTGCGGGATGTCGCCAGCCACGTCGAGGTCGTCACTCCCGGGACGTGGGAGCGCAGGGACGCTCCGGACATTCCGCCGGCGACGGACACCATCGTCGTCGACATCGACCACTTCGGTGACGAGGTCTTCTACAACTCAAGCGGATTCACCACTCCCTCGCGGCTGCTGTACGGCACCGCGGGCGGCCCGCTGGTCGAGGTCAAGTCCGCCCCGGCGTTCTACGACGCCGACGGCATCGGCGTCGAGCAGTTCTTCGCCACATCCAAGGACGGCACGAAGGTCCCGTATTTCGTCGTCGGACGCCGCGATGAACCGAGCCCGACCTACCTCTACGGCTATGGGGGATTTCAGAACTCGTTGACGCCGGGCTATATCGGCGGGATCGGCCGAGCCTGGCTGGAGCGCGGCGGCACCTACGTGCAGGCCAACATCCGCGGCGGCGGCGAGTACGGCCCGGGCTGGCACAAGCAGGCCATGCGGGAGAACCGCCACCTGGTGTACGAGGATTTCGCCGCGATCGCCGCGGACCTCGTGCGCCGCGGCATCACCACCGTCGAGCAGCTCGGCGCAGGGGGCGGCAGCAACGGCGGCCTGCTTATGGGCGTGATGCTGACGCAGTACCCGGAGCTGTTCGGGGCACTGGTGTGCAGTGTGCCGCTGCTGGACATGAAGCGTTTCCACCTGCTGCTCGCGGGAGCGTCATGGGTGGCCGAGTACGGCAATCCCGACGATCCGGCGGACTGGGAGTTCATGTCGAAATATTCTCCGTACCAGAACGTTTCGGCCTCAGCGAAGTATCCGCCGATCCTGATCACCACCTCGACCCGCGATGACCGGGTGCACCCCGGCCATGCCAGGAAGATGACGGCGGCGCTGGAGGCGGCCGGACACCGGGTGCTGTACTACGAGAACATCGAGGGTGGCCACGGCGGCGCGGCCGACAACAAGCAGTCCGCGTTCAAGGCGGCCTTGACCTACGAGTTCCTCTGGCAGACCATCGGCTCCTAG
- a CDS encoding MFS transporter — protein sequence MASSSGLIDDAPLTAFHKKLTLYSSGGPFIDGYAIAIIGFTWATMSTSFDVTTADKGMIAAAVLVGIFVGGGLFGWVTDKVGRHMMYILDLLALAVFSVGCMFATEVWQLILLRFLIGMAIGADYPIATSLLAEYLPAKYRGRMLGATFVVWAVGATAAPAVAMVCTHLAGDNAWRWMLASPAVFALVTLFLRLGTPESPRWLISKGRVEEADRSIKQVFGPDYGVEDLGEPEPAERATLRSVFKPPYLKRTLFVSLFWMCQVIPLLSIYSFSFDILGEVGITGNGAEVFLAALFVVGGIPGLFLVDRIGRKALLIYTFAGIGIIWGIAGLIPGLPVMIVFTAVCAFALLSGASNFLEIVYPNELFPTEVRATAVGIGTAASRIGAAVAVYLMPFALDKGVNWVLLAGAVISFVGLAVTVAWGVETAGRSLSEACNATTTSGRETVRSG from the coding sequence ATGGCATCTAGCAGTGGATTGATCGATGACGCGCCCCTGACGGCATTCCACAAGAAGCTGACGCTGTATTCGTCGGGCGGACCGTTCATCGACGGCTATGCCATTGCGATCATCGGGTTCACCTGGGCGACCATGAGTACGTCGTTCGACGTCACGACGGCCGACAAAGGGATGATCGCCGCCGCGGTGCTCGTCGGCATCTTCGTCGGCGGCGGCCTGTTCGGCTGGGTGACCGACAAGGTCGGCCGCCACATGATGTACATCCTGGATCTGCTTGCCCTGGCGGTCTTTTCGGTGGGCTGTATGTTCGCCACCGAGGTCTGGCAACTGATCCTGCTGAGATTCCTCATCGGCATGGCGATCGGCGCCGACTATCCGATCGCCACCTCACTGCTCGCCGAATACCTGCCCGCCAAGTATCGCGGCCGCATGCTCGGCGCGACATTCGTCGTGTGGGCCGTCGGCGCCACCGCTGCCCCGGCCGTGGCAATGGTGTGTACGCACCTGGCCGGCGACAATGCCTGGCGGTGGATGCTGGCCAGCCCGGCCGTCTTCGCACTCGTCACGCTGTTCCTGCGATTGGGGACACCGGAATCACCGCGGTGGCTGATCAGCAAGGGACGGGTCGAGGAGGCCGACCGATCCATCAAGCAGGTCTTCGGACCCGACTACGGGGTGGAGGATCTCGGTGAGCCGGAGCCGGCGGAACGCGCGACGTTGCGGTCGGTGTTCAAGCCGCCCTACCTGAAGCGGACGCTGTTCGTCAGCCTGTTCTGGATGTGTCAGGTGATCCCGCTGCTGTCCATCTACTCGTTCTCCTTCGACATCCTGGGCGAGGTCGGCATCACCGGTAACGGCGCCGAGGTGTTCCTCGCCGCGCTGTTCGTGGTCGGCGGCATCCCGGGGCTGTTCCTGGTCGACCGGATCGGCCGCAAGGCTCTGCTGATCTACACCTTCGCCGGTATCGGGATCATCTGGGGCATCGCGGGTCTGATACCCGGACTGCCGGTGATGATCGTCTTCACCGCCGTGTGCGCCTTCGCGCTGCTGTCCGGGGCGTCGAACTTCCTCGAGATCGTCTACCCCAACGAGTTGTTCCCGACGGAGGTGCGCGCCACGGCCGTCGGCATCGGCACTGCGGCCAGCCGGATCGGTGCGGCGGTGGCCGTTTACCTGATGCCGTTCGCCCTCGACAAGGGCGTCAACTGGGTGCTGCTGGCAGGGGCGGTCATCTCATTCGTCGGGCTGGCCGTCACCGTGGCGTGGGGTGTGGAAACTGCCGGCCGCTCGTTGAGCGAGGCCTGCAATGCCACGACCACGTCCGGCCGGGAAACCGTGCGGTCTGGCTAG
- a CDS encoding dihydrodipicolinate reductase, which yields MLRVIQWATGSVGKHAVAAVEAHPELALVGALVYSDAKAGRDVGEICGIGDIGIAATTDRDEIVASDADCVLYMPQGEMNPMGAVDDICRLLASGKNVVSTAVTGLIYPLSMGQRVVDNLEAACDQGQASFHATGIEPGWAAEVLPLTMSGLFQRIDTLLVQELMDYSTYDSPEMMFDIMGFGKSPDEPVPMADPALAGLTFKAPLMLLAEGLGAAIDDFVFDRQVAVAAEPFDIKSGRIGAGTVSAQRFSCTAVVSGRPALTVEHITRLGDDQAPEWPTGRGWHVTVEGNPSMELKSRIATHGEDETEQGCLGTAMHAVHAIAPVCAAAPGIRTFLDLPMIAGRGVLG from the coding sequence ATGCTGCGCGTCATTCAGTGGGCTACCGGATCCGTTGGCAAGCACGCGGTGGCGGCGGTCGAGGCCCACCCCGAACTCGCGCTGGTCGGTGCCCTGGTCTACAGCGACGCCAAGGCCGGTCGCGACGTCGGAGAAATCTGTGGCATCGGCGACATCGGCATCGCCGCAACCACCGATCGGGACGAGATCGTGGCGAGCGATGCCGACTGTGTCCTGTACATGCCGCAGGGCGAGATGAACCCGATGGGCGCGGTCGACGACATCTGTCGCCTGCTGGCCTCGGGCAAGAACGTGGTGTCCACCGCCGTCACCGGGCTCATCTACCCGCTGAGCATGGGGCAGCGCGTGGTGGACAACCTGGAAGCGGCCTGCGACCAGGGGCAAGCCTCGTTTCATGCCACAGGTATCGAACCCGGTTGGGCCGCAGAGGTTCTGCCGTTGACCATGTCCGGACTGTTCCAGCGGATCGACACCCTGCTGGTGCAGGAGCTCATGGACTACAGCACCTACGACAGCCCCGAGATGATGTTCGACATCATGGGCTTCGGCAAGAGTCCCGACGAACCGGTACCGATGGCCGATCCCGCACTGGCCGGGCTGACCTTCAAGGCGCCGCTGATGCTGCTGGCCGAAGGGCTCGGCGCCGCCATCGATGACTTCGTCTTCGACCGCCAAGTGGCCGTCGCGGCCGAGCCGTTCGACATCAAATCCGGCCGCATCGGGGCCGGAACCGTTTCGGCGCAACGGTTTTCCTGCACGGCAGTCGTCAGCGGGCGGCCCGCGCTGACCGTCGAACACATCACCCGCCTCGGCGACGATCAGGCGCCCGAGTGGCCGACCGGGCGCGGCTGGCACGTCACCGTCGAGGGCAACCCGTCGATGGAGCTCAAATCCCGGATCGCCACCCACGGTGAAGACGAGACCGAGCAGGGCTGCCTGGGCACCGCGATGCATGCGGTGCACGCCATCGCGCCGGTGTGTGCGGCCGCCCCCGGGATCCGGACCTTCCTGGACCTGCCGATGATCGCCGGACGGGGCGTGCTGGGCTAG
- the aceA gene encoding isocitrate lyase, which translates to MSTVGTPKSPEQIQHDWDHNPRWKGITRTYTPADVVALQGSVVEENTLARRGAEVLWEQLHDMDFVNALGALTGNQAVQQVRAGLKAIYLSGWQVAGDANLSGHTYPDQSLYPANSVPQVVRRINNALLRADQIAKVEGDTSVENWLAPIVADGEAGFGGALNVYELQKAMIAAGVAGSHWEDQLASEKKCGHLGGKVLIPTQQHIRTLTSARLAADVADVPTLVIARTDAEAATLITSDVDERDRPFITGERTNEGFYRVQNGLEPCIARAKAYAPYADLIWMETGTPDLELAKKFAEGVKSEFPDQMLSYNCSPSFNWKQHLDDDTIAKFQRELGAMGFKFQFITLAGFHALNYSMFDLAHGYAREQMKAYVELQEREFAAEERGYTATKHQREVGAGYFDRIATTVDPNSSTTALAGSTEEGQFH; encoded by the coding sequence ATGTCGACCGTGGGCACCCCCAAGTCACCGGAGCAGATCCAGCACGATTGGGATCACAACCCCCGCTGGAAGGGCATCACCCGTACCTACACCCCGGCCGACGTGGTTGCCCTGCAGGGCTCCGTCGTCGAGGAGAACACCCTCGCCCGTCGCGGCGCCGAGGTGCTGTGGGAGCAGCTCCACGACATGGACTTCGTCAACGCGCTGGGCGCGCTGACCGGTAACCAGGCCGTGCAGCAGGTCCGCGCCGGCCTCAAGGCCATCTACCTGTCCGGGTGGCAGGTCGCCGGTGACGCCAACCTGTCCGGCCACACCTACCCCGACCAGAGCCTCTACCCGGCCAACTCGGTGCCGCAGGTCGTCCGCCGCATCAACAACGCGCTGCTGCGCGCCGACCAGATCGCCAAGGTCGAGGGCGACACCTCGGTCGAGAACTGGCTCGCCCCGATCGTCGCCGACGGTGAGGCCGGCTTCGGTGGTGCGCTCAACGTCTACGAGCTCCAGAAGGCCATGATCGCCGCCGGTGTCGCCGGCTCGCACTGGGAAGACCAGCTGGCCTCGGAGAAGAAGTGCGGCCACCTCGGTGGCAAGGTGCTGATCCCCACCCAGCAGCACATCCGCACCCTGACCTCGGCCCGCCTGGCCGCTGACGTCGCCGACGTGCCCACCCTGGTCATCGCGCGCACCGACGCCGAGGCTGCCACCCTGATCACCTCCGATGTGGACGAGCGCGACCGCCCGTTCATCACCGGCGAGCGCACCAACGAGGGCTTCTACCGGGTGCAGAACGGCCTGGAGCCGTGCATCGCCCGCGCCAAGGCCTACGCGCCGTACGCCGACCTGATCTGGATGGAGACCGGCACCCCGGACCTGGAGCTGGCCAAGAAGTTCGCCGAAGGCGTCAAGAGCGAGTTCCCGGACCAGATGCTGTCCTACAACTGCTCGCCGTCCTTCAACTGGAAGCAGCACCTGGACGACGACACCATCGCCAAGTTCCAGCGCGAGCTGGGCGCGATGGGCTTCAAGTTCCAGTTCATCACGCTGGCCGGCTTCCACGCCCTCAACTACTCGATGTTCGACCTGGCCCACGGCTACGCCCGCGAGCAGATGAAGGCCTACGTCGAGCTGCAGGAGCGCGAGTTCGCCGCCGAGGAGCGCGGTTACACCGCCACCAAGCACCAGCGCGAGGTTGGCGCCGGCTACTTCGACCGGATTGCCACCACCGTGGACCCCAACAGCTCGACCACCGCGCTGGCCGGTTCCACCGAAGAGGGTCAGTTCCACTAA
- a CDS encoding acyl-[acyl-carrier-protein] thioesterase, with product MTGTAQNSTTGLNKVMMPVPDPHPDVFDREWPLRMADVDRAGRLRFDGACRHIQDIGQDQLREMGYEDVHPAWIVRRTMIDLIRPIEGGDILRMRRWCSGTSNRWCEMRVRIDGRKGGLMESEAFWIHINRETQGPSRISDDFLSGLRRTTDESRLRWKSYLKAGSREDAAEIREYPVRVSDIDLFDHMNNSVYWTVVEDYLYSHPELLEKPLRVTIEHDAAVALGEKLEILSHVHPAGSTDKFGEELSDRTVRTLTYAVGDETKAIASLFSL from the coding sequence ATGACGGGAACCGCGCAGAATTCGACCACCGGGCTCAACAAGGTGATGATGCCGGTGCCCGATCCCCATCCCGATGTCTTCGACCGGGAATGGCCGCTGCGGATGGCCGACGTCGACCGCGCCGGCCGACTGCGGTTCGACGGCGCGTGCCGGCACATTCAGGACATCGGCCAGGATCAGCTGCGGGAGATGGGCTACGAGGACGTCCACCCCGCATGGATCGTCCGCCGCACGATGATCGATCTGATCCGGCCCATCGAGGGCGGCGACATCCTGCGGATGCGGCGGTGGTGTTCGGGGACGTCCAACCGGTGGTGCGAGATGCGGGTGCGTATCGACGGCCGCAAGGGTGGGTTGATGGAGTCCGAGGCGTTCTGGATCCACATCAACCGGGAGACGCAGGGGCCCTCCCGGATCTCCGACGACTTCCTGTCGGGCCTGCGCCGCACCACCGACGAATCCCGTCTGCGCTGGAAGTCCTACCTGAAGGCCGGCAGTCGTGAGGACGCGGCCGAGATCCGCGAGTACCCGGTGCGGGTGTCCGACATCGACCTGTTCGATCACATGAACAACTCGGTCTACTGGACGGTGGTCGAGGACTACCTGTACTCGCATCCCGAGCTGCTGGAGAAGCCGCTGCGGGTGACCATCGAGCACGACGCCGCGGTGGCCCTCGGCGAGAAGCTCGAGATCCTGTCGCATGTTCACCCGGCCGGATCGACCGACAAATTCGGCGAAGAGCTCTCCGATCGCACTGTTAGAACGCTCACATATGCCGTCGGCGACGAGACAAAAGCGATCGCATCACTGTTCTCGCTCTGA
- a CDS encoding DUF779 domain-containing protein, protein MGQAPARALITAAAADLLARLQQRHGALMFHQSGGCCDGSSPMCYPDGEFIVGDRDILLAVLDVGVAGVPVWISGPQFEAWKHTQLVIDVVAGRGGGFSLEAPEGMRFLSRGRAFTDAENALLTEQPPVTGAQYSAGARPPDTGSHIVDEAADACPVPGGRAARM, encoded by the coding sequence ATGGGTCAAGCGCCGGCGCGGGCCCTGATCACCGCGGCTGCCGCCGATCTGCTGGCGCGGCTACAGCAGCGCCACGGTGCGCTGATGTTCCACCAGTCCGGCGGGTGCTGTGACGGCTCCTCGCCGATGTGCTACCCCGACGGCGAGTTCATCGTCGGTGACCGCGACATCCTGCTGGCGGTTCTCGACGTGGGTGTCGCCGGGGTGCCCGTGTGGATCTCCGGCCCGCAGTTCGAGGCGTGGAAGCACACCCAGTTGGTGATCGACGTCGTCGCAGGCCGCGGCGGCGGTTTCAGCCTGGAAGCACCCGAAGGGATGCGTTTCCTGTCCCGCGGCCGGGCCTTCACAGACGCCGAGAACGCCCTGCTGACCGAGCAGCCCCCGGTGACCGGCGCGCAGTACAGCGCCGGTGCCCGACCGCCCGATACCGGCAGCCACATCGTCGACGAAGCCGCCGACGCCTGCCCGGTCCCAGGGGGACGCGCCGCACGGATGTAG
- the lpdA gene encoding dihydrolipoyl dehydrogenase, producing MTHFDVVVLGAGPGGYVAAIRAAQLGLSTAIVEPKYWGGVCLNVGCIPSKALLRNAELAHIFNKEAKTFGITGEATFDYGAAFDRSRKVADGRVAGVHFLMKKNKITEIHGYGTFTGPKSMTVKLNEGGTEDLTFDNAIIATGSSTRLVPGTALSDNVVTYETQILSRDLPGSIIIAGAGAIGMEFAYVLKNYGVDVTIVEFLPRALPNEDAEVSKEIEKQYKKLGVKILTGTKVEGIVDEGADGPVRVTVSKDGNTEELKADKVLQAIGFAPNIEGYGLEAAGVALTDRGAIAIDDYMRTNVPGIYAIGDVTSKLQLAHVAEAQGVVAAETIGGAETLALGDYRMMPRATFCQPQVASFGLTEEQAKAEGYDVVVAKFPFTANGKAHGLADPTGFVKLIADKKHLELIGGHLIGPDVSELLPELTLAQKWDLTANELARNVHTHPTLSEALQECFHGLAGHMINF from the coding sequence GTGACCCACTTTGACGTCGTCGTTCTCGGAGCTGGCCCCGGTGGATACGTCGCGGCCATTCGTGCCGCCCAACTGGGCCTGAGCACCGCAATTGTCGAACCCAAGTACTGGGGTGGTGTGTGCCTCAACGTCGGGTGTATCCCGTCCAAGGCGTTGCTGCGCAATGCGGAACTCGCACACATCTTCAACAAGGAAGCCAAGACCTTCGGCATCACCGGTGAGGCCACCTTCGACTACGGTGCTGCCTTCGATCGCAGCCGCAAGGTCGCCGACGGCCGCGTCGCCGGCGTGCACTTCCTGATGAAGAAGAACAAGATCACCGAGATCCACGGCTACGGCACCTTCACCGGGCCGAAGTCGATGACGGTCAAGCTCAACGAGGGCGGCACCGAGGACCTCACCTTCGACAACGCGATCATCGCCACCGGATCGTCGACTCGCCTGGTGCCGGGCACCGCGCTGTCCGACAACGTGGTCACCTACGAAACCCAGATCCTCTCGCGCGACCTGCCCGGCTCGATCATCATCGCCGGCGCCGGCGCGATCGGCATGGAGTTCGCCTACGTGCTGAAGAACTACGGCGTCGACGTAACCATCGTCGAGTTCCTGCCGCGCGCGCTGCCCAACGAGGACGCCGAGGTCTCCAAGGAGATCGAGAAGCAGTACAAGAAGCTGGGCGTCAAGATCCTCACCGGAACCAAGGTCGAGGGCATCGTGGACGAGGGGGCTGATGGTCCGGTTCGCGTCACCGTGAGCAAGGACGGCAACACCGAAGAGCTCAAGGCCGACAAGGTGCTGCAGGCCATCGGTTTCGCGCCCAACATCGAGGGCTACGGCCTGGAGGCCGCCGGCGTGGCGCTCACCGACCGCGGAGCCATCGCGATCGACGACTACATGCGCACCAACGTGCCGGGCATCTACGCCATCGGTGACGTCACCAGCAAGCTGCAGCTGGCCCACGTCGCCGAGGCCCAGGGCGTCGTCGCAGCCGAAACCATCGGCGGCGCCGAGACTCTCGCGCTGGGCGACTACCGGATGATGCCGCGCGCGACGTTCTGCCAGCCGCAGGTGGCCAGCTTCGGCCTGACCGAAGAGCAGGCCAAGGCTGAGGGATACGACGTCGTCGTCGCCAAGTTCCCGTTCACCGCCAACGGCAAGGCCCACGGCCTGGCCGACCCGACCGGCTTCGTGAAGCTCATCGCCGACAAGAAGCACCTCGAGCTGATCGGTGGACACCTGATCGGGCCCGACGTGTCCGAGCTGCTGCCCGAGCTGACGCTGGCGCAGAAGTGGGATCTGACGGCCAACGAGCTGGCCCGCAACGTGCACACCCACCCGACCCTGTCGGAGGCCCTGCAGGAGTGCTTCCACGGTCTGGCCGGCCACATGATCAACTTTTGA
- a CDS encoding putative holin, translating to MIPLPRAWLLTSAMLVGVAVGLLAGIATTLLVTVTVRPDVVIALVLGVPGVLGILTVLVSGRRWVTTLGACVLGVAPGWFAALAIIQVATHA from the coding sequence GTGATTCCGCTGCCACGGGCGTGGCTGCTGACCAGCGCGATGTTGGTCGGCGTAGCGGTCGGGCTGCTGGCGGGGATCGCGACGACATTGCTGGTGACGGTCACCGTCCGGCCCGATGTGGTGATCGCGCTCGTTCTCGGGGTGCCCGGTGTCCTCGGGATCTTGACCGTCCTGGTTTCGGGGCGGCGGTGGGTCACCACGCTCGGCGCGTGCGTACTGGGCGTCGCGCCCGGCTGGTTCGCCGCTCTCGCGATCATCCAGGTGGCAACCCATGCCTGA